The nucleotide sequence TCCGCCGCTGCGAAACAGCACCAGGCAACCATGCACGATCACGCAGACGATCAGTGAATAACGTGTGACACCAGGCTGCCAGAGGGGCCAGAGAAAAATGATTCCCAGCGCAAGTTCCAGACCGCCATAAAGGACCAGAAATTCAGACTGCCCTGAACCAGGTTGCAGAGTAAAACCGACTGAACGCGAGGTCGAAGCAGGATCCACACTGCACCACAGGGCCAGCAGCAGATAGACCAGGCCTACAACAGTCAGAAATATTCGAGTCATCAAGATCTCCAGAAACAGTGTTTAATGGCCTGACAGCTTATGAGAATACGCAACCAGATGCGAACAGTCCACATCCGCCAGCCTCATGGCGGCTATCTGACCAGACACACTCTCTATTAGTGATCTGAGTTTTATGTTCTGATATAATGGCATCAGACAAAAAATTGATCTGCAATAGCGATTACGTCCCCAGCGATTCATACCTTATATCAAGTATCAAGACAGGCCAGCAATGGAAGACAAACTGATTGCTATTACGATTGGCCTCTTATTTGGTGGAATGTTTCTCTATGTAATGACCAGAGAACTGTATGGGATGCTGAAAGCCCATTTTTCTCCAAGTGCCAAAGGAAATCGGTTTTTACGTCAGGGGAAACTGGAAGCTGCCATCGCCTCTTATAGTCAATTGATTGAAGAGCAACCCGATAATGTCGAAGCTTACCTGTACCGTTCGAGTGCCTGTATTCAGTTGAATCTACTCGAGCAGGCACTGGATGACTGCAATACGATTACTGAACTGGCCCCTCAGAATCACTATGCCTTCTTAAACCGAGGTGCCATCTATGGGATAATGGATGAAGATGAAAAATTCATCGAGGAAATGACCCGCTGCCTGGAATTCAAGCCAGACCTGCAAGACGCCTTGAGGAATCGTGCCTATGCATATTCCAGAACGGGAAAGTTTGAAACGGCACTGACGGATTTCAGCAGGTTGATTGAGCTGGCACCTGACAAGTCTTCCTATTACAGCGAACGGGGAAACTGTTTTCTCTCTCTCCAGAAATATTCTGAAGCGATTCAGGACTACACG is from Gimesia maris and encodes:
- a CDS encoding DUF4345 family protein translates to MTRIFLTVVGLVYLLLALWCSVDPASTSRSVGFTLQPGSGQSEFLVLYGGLELALGIIFLWPLWQPGVTRYSLIVCVIVHGCLVLFRSGGFFLFEGIGSTTYSLAVGEWLIFLISLGFLIKSYRLDMQVQFERTEND